From one Anopheles cruzii chromosome 3, idAnoCruzAS_RS32_06, whole genome shotgun sequence genomic stretch:
- the LOC128275126 gene encoding calmodulin — MTRQTNNDPTTTPGTSSTNQTPADSVDYQQHSRPNSVSGSRQDSVNQPPSDTSSLDGNVFVDGASAPSHGRQRRSQTTDSLASGNTVECALNRRFVSKHQMKEFREAFRLFDKDNDGSITKEELGTVMRSLGQFARVEELQEMLLEIDVDGDGNVSFEEFVDIMSNMTDTVAESSADQEERELRDAFRVFDKHNRGYITASDLRAVLQCLGEDLDEEEIEDMIKEVDVDGDGRIDFYEFVHALGEPEDSQENDEDDEIVSIRSPSFDVQA, encoded by the exons ATG ACCCGACAGACAAACAACGACCCAACGACCACACCAGGAACGAGCTCTACCAATCAGACCCCCGCGGACAGTGTAGATTACCAGCAGCACAGCCGCCCGAACTCGGTCAGCGGCTCTCGGCAGGACAGCGTCAATCAGCCGCCCAGCGACACCTCCAGTCTGGATGGGAACGTGTTTGTGGACGGTGCGAGTGCGCCCTCCCACGGTAGACAGCGCCGCTCGCAGACCACGGACTCCCTCGCGTCCGGCAACACCGTGGAATGCGCGCTGAACAGGCGCTTCGTTTCGAAGCACCAGATGAAGGAGTTCCGGGAAGCGTTCCGGCTGTTCGACAAGGACAACGATGGGTCGATCACGAAGGAAGAGCTCGGCACGGTGATGCGCTCGTTGGGGCAGTTTGCGCGCGTCGAGGAGCTGCAGGAGATGCTGCTCGAGatcgacgtcgacggcgacggtaaCGTAAGCTTCGAGGAGTTTGTCGACATCATGTCCAATATGACGGACACGGTGGCGGAATCGTCGGCCGACCAGGAGGAGCGCGAGCTGCGGGACGCGTTCCGAGTGTTCGACAAGCACAATCGAGGCTACATCACCGCCTCGGACCTGCGGGCGGTCCTTCAGTGTTTGGGCGAGGATCttgacgaagaagaaa TCGAGGACATGATCAAGGAGGTGGACGTCGACGGGGACGGGCGTATCGATTTCTACGAGTTCGTACACGCGCTCGGTGAGCCGGAGGATTCGCAGGAGaacgatgaggacgacgagaTAGTCTCCATTCGCTCGCCATCGTTCGATGTGCAGGCATAA
- the LOC128269952 gene encoding bursicon yields MMDFEDGSRYSFSASDECQVTPVIHVLQYPGCVPKPIPSFACIGRCASYIQVSGSKIWQMERSCMCCQESGEREASVSLFCPKAKNGEKKFRKVCQTPSMPQAKNVLSSSSLTLNLARSEPWVG; encoded by the exons atgATGGACTTTG AGGATGGTTCGCGCTATTCCTTTTCGGCCTCAGACGAGTGCCAGGTGACACCGGTCATTCACGTGCTCCAGTACCCGGGCTGCGTGCCGAAGCCGATTCCGTCCTTCGCGTGTATCGGCCGCTGTGCCAGCTACATCCAGGTGTCCGGAAGCAAGATTTGGCAGATGGAGCGCTCGTGCATGTGCTGCCAGGAGTCGGGCGAACGGGAAGCGTCCGTGTCGCTCTTCTGTCCGAAGGCGAAGAACGGCGAGAAAAAGTTCCGAAAAGTATGCCAAACCCCAAGTATGCCCCAAGCCAAAAATgtgctctcgtcgtcgtccctaACACTAAACCTCGCACGGAGCGAGCCTTGGGTGGGATAG
- the LOC128273078 gene encoding vacuolar protein sorting-associated protein 37A, with translation MRKRQIDTLKIFNHNVQEVVENEEYLVNFDCGGREIAINIHLGSGFPNEKPKLIVSPILRHQWVNPTTGEIEGAPGILNYTIHSDLGRIVQAVGREFEKHPPMVFNETPSTPQHHSHQQPQCRNGNVHEFAGEPRNVVSPNSSHEQDPFGLQKLTTEELSRLDADDDYREDFIEKLPFVQHQTDEMEQLMGRIEALALDNLARREALEERKGHLESLAIEFKRLGQHWESASQRYQRKAEDFSPQHIKELLQIAVSTADAKSDDEAQRFLAGDTDVGAFLQNFIETRKLYTQRKAKEDRLVQQLTALERAAF, from the exons ATGCGTAAAAGGCAGATCGATACGTTAAAGATATTCAATCACAA CGTACAGGAGGTGGTGGAGAATGAAGAATACCTGGTCAACTTCGACTGTGGCGGTCGTGAAATTGCAATCAACATCCATCTCGGCAGCGGGTTTCCGAATGAAAAGCCGAAGCTAATAGTGAGTCCTATTCTGCGCCACCAGTGGGTCAACCCGACAACCGGTGAGATTGAGGGTGCTCCAGGAATTCTAAAT TATACGATCCATTCCGACCTGGGACGAATAGTGCAGGCGGTCGGCAGGGAGTTCGAGAAGCACCCGCCAATGGTCTTTAACGAAACTCCATCCACACCGCAACACCATTCccatcagcagccgcagtGCCGCAACGGAAACGTGCACGAGTTCGCCGGCGAACCCCGGAACGTTGTGTCGCCGAACAGCAGCCACGAACAGGATCCGTTCGGGTTGCAAAAACTAACCACCGAGGAACTGTCCCGCCTGGACGCGGACGATGACTATCGGGAGGACTTTATCGAGAAGCTACCGTTCGTGCAGCATCAAACCGATGAAATGGAACAGTTGATGGGCCGCATCGAGGCGCTGGCCCTGGACAATCTGGCCCGCCGCGAAGCGCTCGAAGAGCGCAAAGGCCACCTTGAATCGCTGGCGATCGAGTTCAAGCGGCTCGGCCAGCACTGGGAAAGTGCCAGCCAGCGGTACCAGCGGAAGGCCGAAGATTTTTCACCACAACACATCAAGGAGCTGCTCCAGATTGCCGTGTCGACGGCGGATGCCAAGAGTGACGACGAAGCGCAGCGTTTCCTAGCCGGCGACACGGACGTCGGTGCGTTTCTGCAAAATTTCATCGAAACCCGCAAACTCTACACACAGCGGAAGGCGAAGGAGGACCGGCTTGTGCAGCAACTAACGGCCCTGGAGCGCGCTGCTTTCTGA
- the LOC128273472 gene encoding integrator complex subunit 3 homolog translates to MDPGAKQFEGKLFLQTIDIRDENEEKYMRAYRSFEETTAGLSDKDFHDLLSALVSKEKQHEDISLALVYIILTDPLAAPKTYRDLTLLTRDGLGFVTNSLAMLVAEKHHKLTDLGRKQLLWLLRELIKNQVLNVDNLAWNILRQASGGDISPKNIALIEGLLDIFTDHRAWLEKDPFLVGTVAYTYVRLIEDHSGPQFGHLRTREVKFVISLIRDRFSDIIPLGREFVRLLQNVSRIPEFDQLWKDMLYNPKSLCPTFNGVWQLLQTRTSRRFLRGRLTPDIERKVHFLTSNVKFGNHTRYQDWFQERYFTTPESQSLRSDLIRFIISAIHPTNDMLCSDIMPRWAIIGWLLTSCTNAVALANAKLALFYDWLFFDPIKDNIMNVEPGILVMFNSIKNHPLVSCTLLDFLCRIMKNFYPKWEDRIRAGIYNSLRKILEMKVIPNLGPLFDSPRLDRELKMMLRENFREFWTNSAPPNSGKYGPGGAMMFPGTLEAPGLHPGVHPGQTSDITLMTGGRLMEQQRKLHGDSGGGGLPPPGTGAAAGFVGPMAAPVGTLLSAQQQRLGMTRVAGRAATNKAGTPEDPKFSDDEADADAAKMKPPAAALTTNAMLMTGTDRGAIGTIPGTLAAPTVVATKTEDVSDDDDLPLAKVRLLEKPPAIAKVALPDTLNTHLEEFLKEKSAKAFEPLLQSLGSCGKQALNQEQENYLTESVLSVIRQTLPDKSYFPESKTDDNLSESINYPLFAAYRLLYQQEESCKKRVMALLVAIVSRVNVAGYMLLYFLKVHGKLQCRRKESGSGSTNTAFKASVYTVMCEALDDPDTVDECIEKDLNLLEKYNTQMFLWILPDMYREFKPTMLNNSTVLHLLVGCIDGTNLRDIIYSITQGKLIIFDEDGIVDILRKSLEYETFEQICIWQLVQAHDIPLDTFQEIIPDLEASLHAEALTAILLLLRSEKPTTELVRLLLSRGSDAPKHRGDPFVTSVLRYWCQEFEEKLSELIAALLTSKYPSNSPNKRKRPSKSAQQNTAPSSDQLLNHLEHFRRSCRHGNGTGTGLFVQNDMQRALQTAFAHSSEAQRKQFTDLFALAAEDETSTTVGRRGTSSRGRKAPSSKKETAAEKAAAAATHTNNSKKAAAAAAAAAAAAAAAAETTSNYFSDDSSDEDWSKQKASKRRKTLSDSD, encoded by the coding sequence ATGGACCCGGGCGCCAAGCAGTTCGAGGGTAAACTGTTCCTGCAGACGATCGACATCCGCGATGAGAACGAGGAAAAGTATATGCGGGCGTACCGCAGCTTCGAGGAGACGACGGCCGGGCTCAGCGATAAGGACTTCCACGACCTGCTGTCGGCGCTCGTCAGCAAGGAGAAGCAGCACGAAGACATTTCGCTCGCCCTGGTCTACATCATACTGACCGATCCGCTGGCGGCACCGAAAACGTACCGCGATCTTACGCTGCTGACGCGCGATGGGCTCGGGTTCGTCACCAACAGCCTGGCGATGCTGGTGGCCGAAAAGCATCACAAGCTCACGGACCTCGGCCGCAAGCAGTTGCTGTGGTTGCTGCGGGAGCTAATCAAAAACCAGGTCCTGAACGTGGACAACCTGGCGTGGAACATACTGCGGCAGGCGAGCGGCGGAGACATTAGTCCGAAAAATATCGCCCTCATCGAGGGCCTGCTGGACATCTTCACCGACCACCGGGCGTGGCTCGAGAAGGACCCGTTTCTCGTCGGCACGGTCGCTTACACGTACGTGCGGTTGATCGAGGACCACTCGGGGCCTCAGTTTGGGCATTTGCGCACCCGCGAGGTGAAGTTTGTGATCAGTTTGATACGCGACCGGTTCTCCGACATCATCCCGCTCGGGCGCGAGTTCGTGCGGCTGCTGCAGAACGTCAGCCGCATACCGGAGTTTGATCAGCTGTGGAAGGACATGCTGTACAACCCGAAATCGCTCTGCCCCACGTTCAACGGTGTGTGGCAGCTGCTGCAGACGCGCACCAGCCGCCGGTTCTTGCGCGGCCGCCTGACGCCCGACATCGAGCGCAAGGTGCACTTCCTCACGAGCAACGTCAAGTTCGGCAATCACACGCGCTACCAGGATTGGTTCCAGGAGCGCTACTTTACGACGCCCGAATCGCAGAGCCTGCGGTCGGACCTGATACgcttcatcatcagcgccatcCACCCGACGAACGATATGCTCTGCTCGGACATCATGCCCCGCTGGGCGATCATCGGGTGGCTGCTGACGTCGTGTACGAACGCGGTCGCCCTGGCCAACGCCAAGCTGGCCCTGTTCTACGACTGGCTGTTTTTCGATCCGATCAAGGACAACATCATGAACGTGGAGCCCGGCATCCTGGTGATGTTTAACTCGATCAAGAACCATCCGCTCGTGAGCTGCACGCTGCTCGACTTTCTGTGCCGCATCATGAAGAACTTCTACCCGAAGTGGGAGGATCGCATCCGGGCCGGGATCTACAACTCGTTGCGCAAGATCCTGGAGATGAAGGTGATCCCCAATCTGGGCCCCCTGTTCGACTCACCGAGGCTCGATCGCGAGCTGAAGATGATGCTGAGAGAAAACTTCCGCGAGTTTTGGACAAACAGCGCACCGCCCAACAGTGGCAAGTACGGGCCGGGCGGCGCAATGATGTTCCCGGGTACGCTGGAAGCTCCGGGGCTCCATCCGGGCGTGCACCCGGGGCAAACATCGGACATCACACTCATGACGGGCGGACGGTTGATGGAGCAGCAGCGCAAACTGCACGGCGACTCGGGTGGAGGAGGATtaccaccacccggcacagGGGCTGCGGCGGGCTTTGTGGGACCAATGGCAGCCCCGGTGGGTACACTGTTGtccgctcagcagcagcggctaGGCATGACGCGTGTTGCGGGGCGAGCGGCCACCAACAAggccggaacaccggaagaCCCAAAGTTCAGCGACGACGAGGCTGACGCTGATGCCGCAAAGATgaagccaccggcggccgcgttGACGACGAACGCGATGCTAATGACGGGCACTGATCGGGGGGCCATCGGTACGATCCCAGGGACACTGGCGGCACCTACGGTGGTTGCCACGAAAACGGAGGACGtgtcggacgacgacgatctgcCGCTGGCAAAGGTACGGCTGCTGGAGAAACCACCGGCGATCGCGAAGGTGGCGCTTCCGGACACGCTCAACACACACCTGGAGGAGTTTCTGAAGGAGAAGAGCGCCAAAGCGTTCGAACCGCTGCTGCAGAGTCTCGGCAGCTGCGGGAAGCAAGCGCTTAACCAGGAGCAAGAGAACTACCTCACGGAGAGTGTGCTGTCGGTGATACGGCAAACGCTGCCCGACAAGAGCTACTTCCCGGAGTCGAAGACGGACGACAATCTGTCCGAAAGCATCAACTACCCGCTGTTTGCCGCGTACCGGTTGCTCTATCAGCAGGAGGAGTCGTGCAAGAAGCGCGTCATGGCGCTGCTCGTCGCGATCGTGAGCCGCGTAAACGTGGCCGGCTACATGTTGCTGTACTTTCTGAAGGTGCACGGCAAACTGCAGTGCCGGCGGAAGGaaagtggcagtggcagcaccAACACCGCTTTCAAAGCCTCCGTCTACACGGTGATGTGTGAGGCGCTCGACGATCCCGACACGGTCGACGAGTGCATCGAGAAGGACCTCAATCTGCTGGAGAAATACAACACGCAAATGTTTCTGTGGATTCTGCCCGACATGTACCGCGAGTTTAAGCCGACCATGCTGAACAACTCGACCGTGCTGCATTTGCTCGTCGGGTGCATCGACGGGACGAACCTGCGCGACATCATCTACAGCATCACGCAGGGCAAGCTGATCATCTTCGACGAGGACGGCATCGTGGACATACTGCGCAAGAGTCTCGAGTACGAAACGTTCGAGCAGATCTGCATCTGGCAGCTGGTGCAGGCGCACGACATCCCGCTCGACACGTTTCAGGAGATCATCCCCGACCTGGAGGCCAGTTTGCACGCGGAAGCCCTGACCGCgatcctgttgctgctgcgcagCGAAAAGCCGACCACGGAGCTGGTGCGGTTGCTGTTGAGCCGCGGCTCGGATGCACCCAAGCACCGGGGCGACCCCTTCGTCACGTCCGTGCTGCGCTACTGGTGCCAGGAGTTTGAGGAAAAGCTGTCGGAGCTGATCGCGGCCCTGCTGACCTCGAAGTATCCCTCCAATTCGCCCAACAAACGGAAGCGACCGTCGAAGAGTGCGCAACAAAATACGGCCCCCAGCTCGGACCAGCTGCTGAACCATTTGGAACACTTTCGGCGCAGCTGCCGGCACGGGAACGGCACGGGCACTGGGCTGTTCGTACAAAACGATATGCAGCGGGCGCTACAGACGGCGTTCGCCCACAGTTCCGAGGCCCAGCGGAAGCAGTTCACCGATCTGTTCGCGCTGGCCGCCGAGGACGAAACGTCCACCACGGTCGGACGACGGGGCACGAGCAGTCGCGGTCGGAAGGCACCGTCGAGCAAGAAGGAAACGGCCGCGGAAaaggcggccgctgccgcgacacacaccaacaacagcaaaaaggctgccgcggccgcagcggcggcggctgccgcagcggcagccgcggccGAAACGACCTCCAACTACTTCAGCGACGATTCGAGCGACGAAGACTGGTCCAAACAGAAAGCCTCGAAACGACGGAAAACGCTCAGCGATTCCGATTGA
- the LOC128272418 gene encoding FAM172 family protein homolog CG10038, which yields MRGLLPLLQPAQLLRTCGVFRWPPLAAVAALAVGLSARMASSEERTYPTTLEGFGYGFNDAGKLRQIDKETGKLTDRIFDYQVYTSLSENQAHYEALGDVITEYVYDRLETNVGLKKLYLPADVPPEEATFIFSTQEKLQRPKKLLVLIHGSGVVRAGQWARSLIINDCLDSGTQIPYIDKGRELGYEVLVLNTNDNYRTVGGDRKPIRSSRNPTEHAATVLEQHILASEPEAVAIVAHSYGGVVTVELAQRYPKFFQQKVFGVGFTDSVHSASLVPEVLKGIARNWVTAKDPLDTPLTITKRDIPRHSAGHIKHEMTSYSCMGALFDFLEARYVEFSQRSSEPHPKKSKGDEL from the exons ATGAGGGGTTTGCTTCCTCTTCTGCAGCCCGCCCAGCTACTACGCACGTGTGGagtgttccggtggccaccactagCAGCAGTTGCCGCACTAGCCGTAGGACTATCCGCGCGGATGGCCAGCTCGGAGGAACGCACCTATCCGACCACATTGGAGGGTTTCGGGTATGGTTTCAACGATG CGGGAAAATTGCGACAAATCGACAAAGAAACGGGAAAGCTGACCGACCGCATCTTCGACTATCAAGTGTACACGTCGCTTTCGGAGAACCAGGCACACTACGAAGCGCTCGGCGATGTTATCACGGAGTACGTGTACGATCGGCTAGAGACCAATGTGGGTCTTAAGAAGCTCTACCTTCCGGCTGACGTACCTCCGGAAGAGGCGACGTTTATCTTCAGCACCCAGGAGAAGCTGCAGCGGCCAAAGAAACTGCTTGTGTTGATTCACGGAAGTGGTGTGGTGAGGGCCGGTCAGTGGGCTCGCAGTCTCATCATCAACGATTGCCTCGATTCCGGAACACAAATTCCGTACATCGACAAGGGACGCGAACTGGGCTACGAGGTGCTGGTGTTGAACACGAACGACAACTATCGGACGGTGGGCGGTGACCGGAAGCCGATCCGTAGTAGCCGCAATCCCACCGAGCATGCGGCCACAGTGCTCGAGCAGCACATCTTGGcaagcgaaccggaagccgttGCCATCGTTGCCCACAGCTACGGTGGAGTGGTGACGGTTGAGCTGGCCCAACGCTATCCGAAGTTTTTCCAGCAGAAAGTGTTTGGTGTCGGATTTACCGATAGTGTCCATTCGGCCTCGCTGGTGCCGGAAGTGTTGAAAGGG ATCGCACGGAACTGGGTTACGGCGAAGGATCCTCTCGATACACCGCTGACAATTACGAAGCGCGACATACCGCGGCACTCGGCAG GCCATATCAAACACGAGATGACGTCGTATAGCTGCATGGGTGCACTGTTTGACTTTCTGGAGGCTCGATACGTGGAGTTTAGTCAACGGTCATCGGAACCGCACCCTAAAAAGAGCAAGGGAGACGAATTGTGA